Part of the Saccharomyces mikatae IFO 1815 strain IFO1815 genome assembly, chromosome: 1 genome is shown below.
CCAAGTTGTTGGATATATGAAGTGGCTAACTGCAAAAGGATATGATGTTCATTTCAGGTAATCGTAATTTCAGTTCTGTTGAGTATGATTTTTCATGTTAGCGTCATCCATGCTTTATGTATTATATCCTGTGGCCTCGCTTTAGTATGTTAAAGTATGGCACATCTTTACCCCACTGTTCCAATGAACCATGTGAATTTTAGAATGAAACTTCTACTGGACGTGGTGACACATAAACCAGTAGTAAAGGGAAAGAATGGAGAACTATTACATACAATGTGAAACAATATTTATTTGATTAAGGACTGTGGCATACACAGTACCATTTTTACAGTCAACAGGACCGCTGTCGTTACTTTCTAAGCCTTATTGGCGGGAAAACCTTCAAGAAGTAAGACAAATCATCCACCAACAATGTGATGGACGTACAGCACACTGAATTATCACTTTTAATCCCAGACCTAATTATCAAAAGTGTCTTTCCAAGGCAGCCGAAATCGAACAACAGTCTCAAAGTGAATATTGGCGACAAGAATATCTGGATGTCGATAAGTTTTTTTAGACAGAAGATGGGAGACATTCATATACGACTTTACCAGGCAAGGGATTGCCCGTCGCTTGACGATGCAAGCATGTGTCAAATTCAGTACATTTATGATTTTGTGTAGTAGGATACAAATATATACGGCGCACCAAATAGTGCGTTTGCTCCAAAAAATCATAGAATCTCATCTGTTGGTCGTGCTTTGCTGCGGTGAATACCTATTCATCGTTACtttcagtttcattatGCATCACTTCGCGAAATGcgatattgaaaatgccTCTAGAGATAAAAGAATCGTGAAAAGGGTCCTGCATAAATAAAACACTTGATCAGTATGCAGTAGCACAGGAACAGGTTGCTATTTCaatcaaaaatacaataGTCATAGACAAGGCAAGGCAAAAATTGAGCATGCAAGCCGCTTCAGAAAATGCCGATTCCGAATTGAATACGTAAAGTGAACCTATTGCGCACTTAATCGAAGAAAATGTGGCTCTTCTTAAGGACATATTTTATTCGTCCTTGAGTTATTTGCTCTACGAAATGACTTTTTATAAACCGATCATGTTTACGGTCCTAGTGACCGTGAGTGTTATTTAGCAATTGTGTTTCTTCATGATAAAATCGAAGATTGCGTTGTGGTTTCAATGGTCTCACTTTTTATATCCATTACCATTTTATTGATggttttttattgtattcGCGGTCGGGATCTGGGATAATGATTACAGGGTTAAGCTTTTATTAGAAGTCATTACACGTAAACCAACAGTAGAGGGAAGGAATGGGGAATAATCACACATAACATGAATCAGTATTTACTTGACAATACTTTATGGAATACTCCATATTACTTTTATAGTGAGAAAAAGTGctctaaatttttcaaaggacTCGTCGGACTGACAAGGTCGAGTGCATTATTCAAGTCGCCAACGAACGGTGCTGAGAATACGCAGCCAAATACCCCAGCAAATGAGGTTTCGAATGAAATAGCAagattttatatttatagCCCTGACCCACTTTTAGAAGCTTATTTTGTTGAAGCAGCTGAAGTAGACCAAGAAGCTCAGCGTGAGTATCGGAGAAAGCAATACCCGAATGCTAGAGCACTTTAGGACAAAGGTTCTGGCATAT
Proteins encoded:
- the SMKI01G0840 gene encoding uncharacterized protein translates to MNQYLLDNTLWNTPYYFYSEKKCSKFFKGLVGLTRSSALFKSPTNGAENTQPNTPANEVSNEIARFYIYSPDPLLEAYFVEAAEVDQEAQREYRRKQYPNARAL